The proteins below are encoded in one region of Amycolatopsis acidiphila:
- a CDS encoding acyl-CoA dehydrogenase codes for MGLPVTEEHVALAASVRDVLSDRDALGAARAALDSETVPGTPGFWKDVVQLGWLGLPVDEDYGGQGFGLPELAVVVEELGRVVAPGAFLPTALAITAIQFAATAEDRAVLLPELCGGAVSAAVGLHGDLRRDGDSVTGDAGPVFGGAGAEVLLLAVDDDVVLVRPGPRVTVAPVSDLDLTRRGTRVTCDGARADAVLSGARRTALVLARILAAAEAAGGARACTENAVAYARERVQFGRPVGSFQAVKHLCADMLVDVELATAAAWDAARAGVDGPEAELAAAVAAEVALGAFVRVAGRSLQVHGGIGFTWEHDAHLYLRRALTLRGAFGETADEVTGLTAAGVRRRPALELPPEAENYRQEVRDFAGKYRQAPENERRSLFVRSGYAFPHWPAPYGRSAGAVEQLVIEQELTGARKPELGIGSWILPTLLRHGTAEQVERWLWPSLEGELTWCQLFSEPGAGSDAAAISTRAKRADGGWVVTGQKVWTSAAERCNRGLATVRTDPDAAKHAGITALVVDLTAPGVTVRPLREITGAALFNEVFFDEVFVPDADVVGEVNAGWTVARATLGNERVSIGTGEHEFMPITRAFDALPADSGLRRDIGRLVAERQAMRLLSFRNAARAVAGGDPGPEGNITKLLSGEHQQRVADLLMRIGGSGAALDGDPALHHGVLFVRALTIAGGTSEVVRNQIAERVLGLPRERVDN; via the coding sequence ATGGGACTGCCGGTCACCGAGGAACACGTGGCTCTCGCCGCGTCCGTGCGCGACGTCCTGAGCGACCGGGACGCGCTGGGCGCCGCCCGGGCGGCTCTCGACAGCGAGACTGTGCCGGGCACGCCCGGGTTCTGGAAGGACGTCGTCCAGCTGGGCTGGCTCGGCCTGCCGGTCGACGAGGACTACGGCGGCCAGGGGTTCGGGCTGCCCGAGCTGGCCGTCGTCGTCGAGGAGCTGGGCCGGGTCGTCGCGCCGGGGGCGTTCCTGCCCACCGCACTGGCGATCACGGCGATCCAGTTCGCCGCCACGGCCGAAGACCGCGCGGTGCTGCTGCCGGAACTGTGCGGCGGCGCGGTCAGCGCGGCCGTCGGGCTGCACGGGGACCTGCGCCGCGACGGGGACAGCGTGACCGGCGATGCCGGCCCGGTGTTCGGGGGCGCGGGCGCGGAGGTGCTGCTGCTGGCCGTGGACGACGACGTCGTCCTGGTCCGCCCCGGCCCGCGGGTCACGGTGGCGCCCGTGTCCGACCTCGACCTCACCCGGCGCGGCACCCGGGTCACCTGCGACGGGGCTCGGGCGGACGCGGTCCTGTCCGGCGCGCGGCGCACCGCGCTCGTGCTGGCGCGGATCCTCGCCGCGGCCGAAGCGGCCGGAGGTGCCCGTGCGTGCACGGAGAACGCCGTGGCCTACGCACGGGAACGCGTGCAGTTCGGCCGTCCCGTCGGCAGTTTCCAAGCGGTCAAGCATCTGTGCGCCGACATGCTGGTCGACGTCGAGCTGGCCACGGCCGCGGCCTGGGACGCCGCGCGCGCCGGGGTCGACGGCCCGGAGGCCGAGCTGGCCGCCGCGGTGGCCGCCGAAGTCGCACTGGGCGCGTTCGTGCGGGTCGCCGGGCGCTCCCTGCAGGTGCACGGCGGGATCGGCTTCACATGGGAGCACGACGCACACCTCTACCTGCGCCGGGCACTGACGCTGCGCGGTGCGTTCGGTGAGACCGCGGACGAGGTCACCGGGCTCACGGCGGCGGGCGTGCGCCGCAGGCCCGCGCTGGAACTGCCGCCCGAAGCCGAGAACTACCGGCAGGAGGTCCGGGACTTCGCCGGGAAGTACCGGCAGGCGCCCGAAAACGAGCGCCGGTCGCTGTTCGTGCGATCGGGCTACGCCTTCCCGCACTGGCCCGCGCCCTACGGCCGGTCTGCCGGAGCGGTGGAGCAGCTGGTCATCGAGCAGGAGCTGACCGGCGCGCGCAAGCCAGAGCTGGGCATCGGCAGCTGGATCCTGCCGACCCTGCTACGGCACGGCACCGCCGAGCAGGTCGAGCGCTGGCTGTGGCCCAGCCTGGAGGGCGAGCTGACGTGGTGCCAGCTGTTCAGTGAGCCGGGCGCGGGCTCCGACGCCGCCGCGATCAGCACCCGTGCCAAGCGGGCCGACGGGGGCTGGGTCGTCACCGGCCAGAAGGTCTGGACCAGTGCCGCCGAACGCTGCAACCGCGGGCTCGCCACGGTGCGCACCGATCCGGACGCAGCCAAGCACGCGGGGATCACCGCGCTGGTGGTCGACCTGACGGCGCCGGGCGTGACTGTCCGGCCGTTGCGTGAGATCACCGGTGCGGCGCTGTTCAACGAGGTGTTCTTCGACGAGGTGTTCGTGCCGGACGCCGACGTCGTCGGGGAGGTCAACGCCGGCTGGACCGTCGCCCGCGCGACCCTGGGCAACGAGCGGGTCAGCATCGGCACCGGGGAACACGAGTTCATGCCGATAACCCGGGCCTTCGACGCCCTGCCCGCGGACAGCGGCCTGCGCCGCGACATCGGGCGGCTCGTGGCGGAACGGCAGGCGATGCGGTTGCTCAGCTTCCGCAACGCCGCCCGGGCCGTCGCCGGTGGCGACCCCGGCCCGGAGGGCAACATCACCAAGCTGCTCTCCGGCGAGCACCAGCAGCGCGTCGCCGACCTGCTGATGCGCATCGGCGGGTCCGGGGCCGCGCTCGACGGCGACCCGGCGCTGCACCACGGCGTGCTGTTCGTCCGGGCGCTGACCATCGCCGGCGGCACGTCCGAGGTCGTGCGCAACCAGATCGCCGAGCGTGTCCTGGGCCTGCCGCGCGAGCGGGTCGACAACTAG